The genomic region GAATCCCCTTTGATTCCCGGAGCAGACTCCGTAATTTTGAGGACCACGACTTTCGGGATTTCGAGGCTGACGGGATTACCTTCATAAAAATCGATTTTGATTTCCATGTTTTCTTTGAGATAAAACTTGTCGTCGCCGACAATGTCTTCGCCAAGAGCAAAGGTGTGATAATCTTCCATGTCCATGAAATGAAAGCCCTGCTCGTCCTTATACATGAACTGGCACTGCTTCGGCTCCATGATCGCACGGGGCAGTTCGTCGTCGGACGCGAACTTATTGGAAACGATCCGGCCGGTCTTCAGGTTTTTGAGGGACGCCTGAACGAAGCTTCTCAGATTGCCGGGAGTGCCGAGGCGGTAATCGGTCACGATGTGGATTTCGTTATTGTAAACGACCGCCGTTCCTTTTCTCATGTCTTTGGCTTGCATGGACGACCCTTCCTCAGTATCTGCACGGGATTTAAGAAAACGTAATTATAGCAATGGGACCGGGATATGGCAAACCCGAAATTCAGGACGCGGGCCGCAGGCAGATGACGGAAAGAATCCTCTCCGGGGTTTCCTTTTCCCGGCGGTAGGAATAAAACTCCTCGTTCTGGCAGGCAGTACAAAGGCCCGTATCGTGGATATGCCCACCGGTGATGCCTTCGGCCAGCAGGTCATTTCGCACGGCGGCCACAAGATCCATGACGCCGTTATGCCCCTCTTCCTTCGGGCGCGCGTAAAACTCCGGAAAGAAATCTTCGAACTCATGCCCGACTTCGTAGCAGCATTTGCGGATGGCGGGACCGATGGCCACGCGGATGTCTTCGGACCGGGATAGAAAATTCTGGCGGAAAGCCTGGACGGTTTTCTTGGCAATGCCCTGATACACGCCGCGCCATCCCGCGTGCGCGATGCCGACAGCTTTTCTGGCCGGGTCCCAGAAAAAAATCGGGACGCAATCGGCGGTGAGAATTCCAAGCGCGATGCCGGGAACGCGGGTCAGCATGCCGTCGGCGGGGCAATCGCGGCCGGGTTTTTTTTCCGCGGTAACGAGCACCAGGTTGGCGCTGTGCACCTGCCGAAGCAGGACAAGGTCTTCGGCGGCGATGCTGAGTCCTTTGAGAAATTCGTCCCTGCGGTTCAGATCAAATTCGCGTCCGGAAAAACCGAGCGTGACCCCATCGAAACAATCGAGCTGGTAGATTCCCCCGCTCTTGATCATCATTGCCTCCCTTGGCGTCATGAAATCGGAATCCGGCTATGGAGCGGCTTTGGCTTCAGCGGCTTGAGGAGCGGCTGCGGGAGCTGCGTCGGCCGCCGCGGCTTCAGGCGCCCCTTCGAAAAATTTCTCGCTGGTCAAAAGCTTTTCGCCGTTCTTCATCGTCGGATCGGCGTGAAAGCGGTTGCGAATCGCGCCATTGTTGAGGTAATTATTGAGCGCCACGAGGATCATGCCCTGGTCCAGCGAGAGGTATTTTCTCGCTACAAGACCCGTGGCCGGCGTCACCGCGTCATAGAAACCGTATTCGCCGTAGATATCATAAAGCTCGAGCAGCTTGCGCAAATTCTTGACTACTTCCTCCGGCGCGAATTCCAGCGAGAGGATGGAAGCATGCGGCGTGACGACACCGGGCTTATAGCCTTTCGAGCCGAAAGGTTTCGCGCCGTATTCCGAATAGCCCCCTTCGGGCACGGAAGAAGGGCTCATGCCCCACACCGGCTGCTTCAGTTCGTCGAGCGCGTAACGGATTTGGCCCTGAACCTGGGTTGCGTCGTTTCCGCCCAGACCTTCGGGCGCAAGATCTTTCTCTTTTAAAATCAAGGTCGGCATGAGCGCTTCAAAAGCCGAACCGCCCCAGCTGGGCACGTATTTCAGGTCTTTCCATTGATAGTAGCCGCCGTCGTACGTATGGCCCAGCGTGGTTTTCTTCACGCGGTTGATGGGCTTCATCTCCTGCCAGGAATAGCTCTCGGGAAACGTGCGGATAAGCCCGTTGAACCAATGTTCTTCGGGAACTTCACCACGGGCGATGCCCATGTAGCTCGTGGCGCGGGGCTCGGTGTAAAAAGTTCCGTAGTGATAATCGGAGTAGACTTCGAGGTGGTCGTAATAGCCGTGGAAAAACTGACGCTCGACGGGATCGTAGAAGAAGACGAGATTGCCGCGGTTCAACAGCCGCTCGGCCTGTCCGCTCAGGTCTTCGGGAAAAGCATTTTTCACGACATACAGGCCGGCGAGGAGCCAGCCGCTGTCGACGAGTGACACAAAGTAGCTCGTGCGCTCGAGCGTCGTGGTATCGTAGTAATTATAAGGAAAGCCGCTTTGATGGTAATCCAGCTTTTCCAGGGTCGTCATGGTCTGCTTTAGCCGTTTGACCGCCTCTTCTTTCGTGATGAATCCGAGGTCGTAGCCGGAAACCACGCACATCAGATAAACCCCGATGTTCGTCACGTTCGTGTAATCGCCGATCCAGGT from Verrucomicrobiia bacterium harbors:
- the efp gene encoding elongation factor P — protein: MQAKDMRKGTAVVYNNEIHIVTDYRLGTPGNLRSFVQASLKNLKTGRIVSNKFASDDELPRAIMEPKQCQFMYKDEQGFHFMDMEDYHTFALGEDIVGDDKFYLKENMEIKIDFYEGNPVSLEIPKVVVLKITESAPGIKGDSVSNKVKPATCETGLKLNVPMFVGEGEMIKVNTETGEYGGRA
- the pgeF gene encoding peptidoglycan editing factor PgeF gives rise to the protein MMIKSGGIYQLDCFDGVTLGFSGREFDLNRRDEFLKGLSIAAEDLVLLRQVHSANLVLVTAEKKPGRDCPADGMLTRVPGIALGILTADCVPIFFWDPARKAVGIAHAGWRGVYQGIAKKTVQAFRQNFLSRSEDIRVAIGPAIRKCCYEVGHEFEDFFPEFYARPKEEGHNGVMDLVAAVRNDLLAEGITGGHIHDTGLCTACQNEEFYSYRREKETPERILSVICLRPAS
- a CDS encoding glucoamylase family protein, coding for MKNSLSKISVLLAISSFFLIPSALHAQTDLDAMAGALAPQTKVIHDFEGEDMVNQVGGASGSWNLDASDINNAWCDEDVVEMPGKNGQKTQVLRLNYSVESELPAQNGFWTKLQNFDAKDFDHLEFEIKGDAEKGFTNRMKIELKKCKKAPCTGTPADEVIKGSALVPVSAEWTTVSIPLNKITGIMDFSNPKVWENPSIARENLDELVFVFQDRHVTAKKGTVYIDNIRFVKTGNPGPTAVDFPPRRIEKTPTKIEGLDFAKFLIARLGGFPKKSVVKKEWPQDQKEFLKEIAKDTWRFFDEIVDKEHGLPLDTVQIAKGEDAFGDGTWIGDYTNVTNIGVYLMCVVSGYDLGFITKEEAVKRLKQTMTTLEKLDYHQSGFPYNYYDTTTLERTSYFVSLVDSGWLLAGLYVVKNAFPEDLSGQAERLLNRGNLVFFYDPVERQFFHGYYDHLEVYSDYHYGTFYTEPRATSYMGIARGEVPEEHWFNGLIRTFPESYSWQEMKPINRVKKTTLGHTYDGGYYQWKDLKYVPSWGGSAFEALMPTLILKEKDLAPEGLGGNDATQVQGQIRYALDELKQPVWGMSPSSVPEGGYSEYGAKPFGSKGYKPGVVTPHASILSLEFAPEEVVKNLRKLLELYDIYGEYGFYDAVTPATGLVARKYLSLDQGMILVALNNYLNNGAIRNRFHADPTMKNGEKLLTSEKFFEGAPEAAAADAAPAAAPQAAEAKAAP